The Pygocentrus nattereri isolate fPygNat1 chromosome 2, fPygNat1.pri, whole genome shotgun sequence genome has a window encoding:
- the man2b2 gene encoding epididymis-specific alpha-mannosidase — translation MKGLFLFLGLLCVSVSRNDAQERLQVFVIPHSHMDVGWVYTVQESMHAYASNVYTTVVEELSRVKDRKFIAVEQEFFRLWWDTTASQWHKKQVRQLLQEGRLEFIIGGQVMHDEAVTDIDDAILQLTEGHGFLYETFGVRPHFSWHVDPFGASATTPVLFALAGFDAHLISRIDYDLKDDMQKNKKLQFVWRGSSSLGRTQDIFTHTMDQYSYCTPSYLPFSNRSGFYWNGVAMFPDPPKDGVYPNMSLPVTKDTLEPYAQTMVKNIKQRAQWFQTNHVLWPWGCDKQFYNASVQFTNMDVLMNYINKHSEEFGVTVQYATLKDYFQAVHQSNLSWEVRGSQDFLPYSTEPFQAWTGFYASRNVLKGVARRASSLLHSAESLFVRYRIRYPDGPVQKEWALDKLKALRWAVSEVQHHDGITGTESPKVADMYMDHLTQSMMSVEELLAAMFLLPQDLAISSANTESKEPSSDLEQHIIVYNPLAWNITTYINVSVKYPMALVSDDNGLAVPAQIQPSAESVADYDLFIVVELGGLQYRKYLIQFPQSKCNKGSSCGLTHAARVVTFETRNVSKWKKTGRRLLPVLNECYKLLFDQETNLLHSITDRFEKRKVRIRQDFWEYEANGDVHTGPISDNYIFTANELAVLAYKSVAMQIIPGKIISEVRQYFYREESDKNYTYSMITRVPVGFKDRILCQRLDQSYGMGPLVVNKEAVLRTTTSLSNNRTIYTDNNGYQMLKREYKQYINNSVSRNYYPMVREAYIEDDSSRLALLSERAHGVASLGQGQMEVMLHRRLWNNQEWNLGYNLTLNDSSVVQPVLWMMLGSPAAMATLSQQGALYLQHRPVVLPIDKPQRPWIVRERWDGPTVQPVVLPPNLHLQYLSIPGWCYGPSHVQHLQNLNLGGEGKPEKDFDRVLLRITHLFEEGEDPVLAKPTTINLKEVMQGLGEVKTVQERSLTGTWDISDLQRWNWRTTENTENSSSFTHVTTDFSVTISPKQIRTFFIYFK, via the exons ATGAAgggtttgtttctgtttctcgGGTTATTGTGTGTGTCAGTCTCCAGAAATGATGCCCAGGAACGGCTCCAAGTGTTCGTCATTCCTCACAGTCATATGGATGTCGGCTGGGTGTACACGGTTCAG GAGAGCATGCACGCCTATGCCAGCAACGTGTACACCACTGTCGTTGAGGAGCTTTCACGGGTGAAGGATCGCAAATTCATCGCAGTTGAGCAGGAGTTCTTCCGACTTTGGTGGgacaccacagcatcacagtGGCACAAGAAACAG GTGAGACAGCTGCTGCAGGAGGGACGTCTGGAGTTCATTATTGGTGGTCAGGTGATGCATGACGAAGCAGTGACAGATATTGATGACGCTATCCTCCAGCTGACAG AGGGACATGGCTTCCTGTATGAAACATTTGGGGTCAGGCCTCATTTCTCTTGGCATGTTGACCCATTTGGTGCCTCTGCTACCACTCCAGTCCTTTTCGCTCTGGCTGGATTTGATGCTCATCTCATCTCCCGCATTGACTATGATCTCAAAGATGACATGCAGAAGAATAAg AAACTGCAGTTTGTTTGGAGAGGATCTTCTTCTTTGGGGAGGACCCAggacattttcacacacactATGGACCAATACAGTTATTGCACACCATCCTACCTCCCCTTCTCAAACAG GTCAGGGTTTTATTGGAATGGAGTAGCCATGTTTCCAGACCCCCCTAAAGATGGAGTTTACCCTAACATGAGCCTTCCGGTCACAAAGGACACTTTGGAGCCTTATGCCCAGACCATggtgaaaaacatcaaacaaagggCCCAGTGGTTCCAGACCAACCATGTTCTCTGGCCTTGG GGCTGTGATAAGCAGTTCTACAATGCCTCAGTACAGTTCACAAATATGGATGTGTTGATGAACTACATTAATAAGCACAGTGAGGAGTTTGGAGTGACAGTTCAGTATGCCACGCTCAAAGACTATTTCCAAGCTGTTCACCAATCAAATCTGTCGTGGGAGGTGAGGGGAAGCCAAGACTTCCTCCCTTATTCCACTG AACCATTCCAGGCATGGACAGGGTTCTATGCCTCCAGAAATGTTCTAAAAGGAGTTGCAAGAAGAGCCAGTTCCCTTCTCCATTCTGCAGAGTCTTTGTTTGTTCGATACCGGATCAGGTACCCGGATGGCCCTGTCCAGAAAGAATGGGCCCTGGATAAGCTTAAGGCCCTCAGATGGGCTGTCTCTGAG GTTCAGCACCATGATGGTATCACAGGTACAGAGTCACCCAAAGTAGCTGATATGTACATGGATCACCTCACACAAAGTATGATGAGCGTAGAAGAGCTTCTGGCAGCCATGTTTCTTCTCCCTCAGGACCTTGCCATTTCTAGTGCCAACACAGAAAGCAAAG AGCCATCAAGTGACCTTGAGCAGCACATCATTGTGTACAACCCACTTGCTTGGAATATAACAACGTACATCAATGTTTCTGTAAAATACCCAATGGCACTTGTGTCCGATGATAACGGGTTAGCAGTCCCAGCTCAG ATCCAGCCCTCAGCAGAGTCGGTAGCTGACTACGACCTTTTCATTGTGGTGGAACTGGGTGGCCTTCAATACAGAAAATACCTCATCCAGTTTCCACAGTCAAAGTGTAACAAGGGTTCTAGCTGTGGGCTGACTCATGCAGCCAGAGTGGTGACGTTTGAGACTCGGAACGTTAGCAAATGGAAGAAGACAGGTAGAAGACTTTTGCCTGTGCTAAATGAATGCTACAAGCTGCTGTTTGACCAGGAGACTAACCTGCTACACAGTATTACAGATAG GTTTGAAAAGAGAAAAGTTAGGATTCGCCAAGACTTCTGGGAGTATGAGGCCAATGGAGATGTGCACACTGGGCCCATCTCTGACAACTACATCTTCACAGCCAATGAGTTGGCAGTTCTTGCTTACAAATCTGTTGCAATGCAGATAATTCCTGGAAAAATCATTTCTGAGGTCCGCCAGTATTTTTACAG GGAGGAATCGGATAAGAACTACACCTACTCCATGATCACCCGGGTTCCAGTGGGCTTCAAAGACAGGATACTGTGTCAGAGGCTGGATCAGAGCTATGGGATGGGTCCCTTAGTGGTGAACAAAGAAGCTGTACTCAGAACCACCACTAGTCTGAGCAACAATAGGACGATATACACGGACAACAATGGCTACCAGATGCTGAAGAGGGAGTACAAGCAGTATATCAACAATTCAGTATCTCGA AACTACTACCCAATGGTACGAGAAGCCTACATTGAAGATGACTCCAGCAGACTGGCCCTGCTCAGTGAGAGAGCACATGGAGTGGCTAGTCTTGGCCAGGGCCAGATGGAG GTGATGCTTCATAGGCGGCTGTGGAACAACCAAGAGTGGAATCTGGGCTATAACCTGACCCTGAACGACTCCTCTGTGGTACAGCCAGTTCTATGGATGATGTTGGGCTCTCCTGCTGCCATGGCAACCCTCAGTCAGCAGGGGGCACTATATCTACAACACAGACCTGTGGTCCTGCCCATTGATAAGCCTC AGAGACCATGGATTGTACGAGAGAGGTGGGATGGCCCCACTGTCCAGCCTGTGGTTTTGCCTCCAAATCTTCACTTGCAGTATCTCAGTATCCCTGGATGGTGCTATGGCCCAAGTCACGTCCAGCACCTCCAGAACCTCAACTTGG GGGGAGAAGGTAAGCCTGAAAAAGACTTTGACCGGGTCCTCTTAAGGATTACTCACTTGTTTGAAGAAGGAGAGGACCCTGTCCTGGCCAAACCCACCACCATCAACCTGAAG GAAGTCATGCAGGGCTTAGGTGAAGTGAAGACTGTGCAGGAACGCTCCCTCACAGGAACCTGGGATATCTCAGACCTCCAGAGATGGAACTGGAGGACTACAGAGAATACAG agaaCTCCAGCTCCTTCACACATGTAACCACGGACTTCAGTGTAACCATCTCACCAAAACAGATCAGAACCTTCTTCATTTACTTTAAATAG